The following are encoded together in the Spiroplasma apis B31 genome:
- the pflA gene encoding pyruvate formate-lyase-activating protein, which translates to MVGYYNSIETFGAVDGPGIRLVIFLQGCLLRCKYCHNPETLEFSKEKTITVDEVLELFEKNRSFYEKGGITLSGGEATTQMQFCIELFKQAKSRNIHTCLDTCFGTFQSIPKVEAQWLQLLKYTDLTLADLKHIDNDKHINLTSRPNINILEAINFLDKNGAKMWVRHVLVPGWTDDKDDLFKLGQFVGRLKNMERLEMLPYHNLMIPKYENLKMKFHLKDVIPPSKEYVKECRDIIKLGMLDTKKSNS; encoded by the coding sequence ATGGTTGGTTATTATAATAGTATAGAGACTTTTGGTGCTGTTGATGGTCCTGGTATAAGACTTGTTATATTCCTGCAAGGCTGTTTACTTCGTTGTAAATATTGTCACAACCCTGAGACTCTTGAGTTTAGCAAAGAAAAAACTATTACCGTTGATGAAGTCCTAGAACTTTTTGAAAAAAATAGATCATTTTATGAAAAAGGAGGAATAACTTTGTCTGGTGGTGAAGCAACAACTCAGATGCAATTTTGTATTGAACTTTTTAAACAGGCTAAGTCTAGAAATATTCACACTTGCTTAGATACTTGTTTTGGTACTTTTCAAAGCATACCGAAAGTTGAGGCGCAATGATTGCAGCTTTTGAAGTATACGGATTTAACTTTAGCGGACTTAAAGCACATAGACAATGATAAACACATAAATTTGACTTCAAGACCAAACATTAATATTCTGGAAGCTATCAATTTTTTGGACAAAAACGGGGCAAAAATGTGAGTCAGACACGTACTAGTTCCTGGGTGGACAGACGACAAAGACGATTTATTTAAGTTAGGACAATTTGTTGGCAGATTAAAAAACATGGAAAGACTTGAGATGCTACCTTATCATAACCTGATGATTCCAAAATATGAAAACCTTAAAATGAAGTTTCATTTAAAAGATGTCATTCCACCAAGCAAAGAATATGTAAAAGAATGTCGTGACATAATAAAATTAGGAATGTTGGATACAAAGAAAAGCAATAGTTAA
- a CDS encoding ATP-dependent helicase: MKNLLNILNDQQLDSVITTDVPVRIIAGPGSGKTRVVTTKIAYLVKQENIAPYKILAVTFTNKAANEMKERVEKMIGPGSDKPFISTFHSFCVRVLREDFEHCNLKKDFVIIDTSDQAKIFRNIIKELNIDIDDKSFTRKCASKISGWKNHFIDWKEARESLYTHQEKHFATIYREYLKYLENKNLLDFDDLILKVHTLFRTNTEIRTKWKNRFDYILVDEFQDTNDIQFNLIQWLLGDRNCLTVVGDPDQTIYSWRGAKLRIIMNFEQVYPKARTILLTQNYRSTKPIVDLANNFIIKNKNREDKEIYTLKTEGSRVSIKEASSTNFEAKFVAKKIQELVKSKQYEYKDIYVIFRINAWSQEIEKEFANAKIPFSLVGGYQFRERKVIKDATALLKAISIKDDLSFERIFDFTPKVGSVTSGKLFAAAKEMNLNMFDFLTQHENKVKEITKNLDSLIITLKTGNEMFMENTKLATLAKSMIKLSGYEEKINSQSKEDLESLQNLRAYYDQFQKFDEEYDLEKPEINRLIKFLQEESLSSSSETPEVPNKVTLLTIHAAKGLENKVVFIVGLNKDIFPSKRAFTSMENLEEERRAFYVAITRAQEMLFISYVSGGFSYLVGGELGESRFIRELDPSLYDFEKNIYFHSPTEMTSQMYPTGLVHKEPTKIESGVFKGDKVDHIMFGEGIVTSITDKYLVIAFSNPSYGTKSIPIVSKSWSKK; encoded by the coding sequence ATGAAAAATTTATTAAACATATTAAATGATCAACAGTTAGATAGTGTTATTACAACAGACGTACCTGTAAGAATTATAGCGGGTCCAGGTAGTGGTAAAACGAGAGTAGTAACAACTAAAATTGCATATCTAGTTAAACAAGAGAATATAGCTCCTTACAAGATTTTGGCAGTGACTTTTACTAACAAAGCGGCAAACGAGATGAAAGAAAGAGTAGAAAAAATGATAGGTCCAGGCTCAGACAAGCCTTTCATAAGTACGTTTCACTCATTTTGTGTAAGAGTCCTTAGAGAAGATTTTGAACACTGTAACTTAAAAAAAGATTTCGTGATTATAGACACTTCTGACCAAGCAAAAATATTTAGAAACATTATCAAAGAACTAAATATTGATATCGATGATAAAAGTTTTACAAGAAAGTGTGCATCAAAAATTAGCGGTTGAAAAAACCATTTTATAGATTGAAAAGAGGCAAGAGAATCTTTATATACTCATCAAGAAAAACATTTTGCTACTATTTACCGAGAATACTTAAAGTACCTTGAAAATAAAAACTTGCTTGATTTTGATGATCTTATTTTGAAAGTCCACACTCTTTTTAGAACAAATACTGAAATTCGTACAAAATGAAAAAACCGCTTTGATTATATACTTGTCGATGAGTTTCAAGACACCAATGATATACAATTTAACTTAATTCAATGACTACTTGGTGATAGAAACTGTTTAACAGTTGTTGGTGACCCTGATCAAACAATTTATTCTTGAAGGGGTGCTAAGTTAAGGATTATTATGAACTTTGAACAAGTTTACCCAAAAGCACGAACAATTTTATTGACGCAAAATTATAGATCAACAAAACCCATTGTCGATTTAGCAAACAATTTTATTATAAAAAACAAAAATCGTGAAGACAAAGAAATCTACACATTAAAAACCGAGGGTAGTAGAGTATCCATCAAAGAAGCGTCTTCCACAAATTTTGAAGCTAAGTTTGTTGCTAAGAAAATTCAAGAACTTGTTAAAAGCAAGCAATACGAATATAAAGATATTTATGTGATTTTCAGAATAAATGCTTGGTCACAAGAAATTGAAAAAGAATTTGCCAATGCTAAAATACCTTTCAGTTTAGTTGGTGGTTATCAATTTAGGGAACGTAAAGTTATAAAAGATGCAACAGCGTTATTAAAAGCGATCTCAATCAAAGATGATTTATCATTTGAAAGAATATTTGATTTCACTCCAAAAGTGGGTTCGGTTACATCTGGAAAACTTTTTGCTGCGGCAAAGGAAATGAATTTGAACATGTTCGACTTTTTAACTCAACACGAGAATAAAGTAAAAGAAATAACAAAGAACTTAGACTCTTTGATAATAACTCTAAAAACAGGAAATGAGATGTTTATGGAGAACACTAAACTAGCCACTCTTGCGAAGTCAATGATAAAACTGAGTGGCTATGAAGAAAAAATAAATTCTCAATCAAAAGAAGATTTAGAAAGCCTCCAAAACTTACGAGCCTATTATGATCAGTTCCAAAAGTTTGATGAAGAGTATGATTTAGAAAAACCAGAAATTAATAGATTAATTAAATTCTTACAAGAAGAGTCGTTATCTAGCTCATCGGAGACTCCTGAAGTTCCAAATAAAGTTACTCTTCTTACTATACATGCAGCTAAAGGATTGGAAAATAAGGTTGTTTTCATCGTCGGATTAAATAAAGATATTTTCCCTTCAAAACGAGCATTTACAAGTATGGAGAATCTCGAAGAAGAGAGACGAGCCTTTTATGTGGCAATAACAAGAGCGCAAGAAATGCTCTTTATTAGCTATGTATCAGGTGGCTTTTCATATTTAGTGGGTGGTGAACTTGGAGAATCTAGGTTTATTAGAGAATTGGATCCAAGTTTATATGACTTTGAAAAAAATATTTACTTTCATTCTCCAACTGAGATGACAAGCCAAATGTATCCTACTGGTTTGGTTCATAAAGAACCAACCAAAATAGAGTCAGGTGTATTTAAAGGTGATAAAGTTGATCACATAATGTTTGGTGAAGGAATTGTCACTTCTATTACAGATAAATATCTTGTAATTGCATTTTCGAATCCATCATATGGAACCAAATCTATTCCGATAGTATCTAAATCTTGAAGCAAAAAGTAA
- a CDS encoding HPr family phosphocarrier protein, whose translation MTSFTAKVIDPVGLHARPASVLTKEASKFASEIKIKSGDKEGNLKSIMNVMALAVKSGADVTIEATGDDEKEAIAAIEQAMKDNSII comes from the coding sequence ATGACTTCATTTACAGCTAAAGTTATTGATCCAGTAGGATTACATGCAAGACCAGCTTCTGTTTTAACTAAGGAAGCTTCTAAATTTGCTTCTGAAATTAAAATAAAATCAGGAGACAAAGAGGGAAACCTTAAATCTATTATGAACGTTATGGCGCTTGCTGTTAAATCTGGTGCAGATGTTACAATCGAAGCAACTGGTGATGACGAAAAAGAAGCAATTGCAGCTATTGAACAAGCTATGAAAGATAATTCAATTATCTAA
- a CDS encoding ABC transporter ATP-binding protein, translating to MIEIKNLTRTFKNGTGIKNVSFNINQGDIVAFIGDNGAGKTTTIKALFGEVRLKEGNVLLNGENLHENNNLKNVAFFPDTNNIPLDMKLNEYIHYLCAANGMEKKDFMPNIEPIYNMLGLDKHKGKKLKELSAGWKKKAIMASVLIRGPKYIILDEPTANLDVESKLEFISILKELNTYGVTIMITSHIIEELQEIANHLVLIKNGEIVFDKIIDNQKERIIDIYKKFVDPKKIDLSNLNNVYKGGQNGKAI from the coding sequence ATGATTGAAATTAAAAACCTTACTAGAACTTTTAAAAACGGGACAGGTATAAAAAATGTTTCTTTTAATATAAATCAAGGTGATATTGTTGCATTTATTGGCGATAACGGAGCAGGTAAAACCACAACAATTAAAGCACTTTTTGGAGAGGTAAGACTTAAAGAAGGGAATGTTTTGCTTAATGGTGAAAATCTTCACGAGAATAACAACTTAAAAAATGTGGCTTTTTTCCCTGACACAAACAATATACCTTTAGATATGAAACTTAATGAGTACATTCACTATTTGTGTGCCGCAAATGGTATGGAAAAAAAAGACTTTATGCCTAACATTGAGCCAATTTACAATATGTTGGGTTTAGATAAGCACAAGGGTAAAAAACTAAAAGAGCTTTCGGCAGGTTGAAAGAAAAAAGCTATAATGGCAAGCGTTCTTATTAGAGGTCCGAAATATATAATTCTTGATGAGCCAACAGCAAATTTAGATGTTGAATCAAAACTTGAGTTTATATCTATATTGAAAGAATTAAACACCTATGGTGTAACAATAATGATAACTAGCCACATAATAGAGGAATTACAAGAAATTGCAAATCACTTAGTTCTAATTAAAAATGGCGAAATTGTTTTCGATAAAATTATTGATAATCAAAAAGAGAGAATTATAGATATTTATAAAAAATTTGTAGATCCCAAAAAAATAGATCTAAGTAATCTAAATAATGTTTATAAAGGAGGACAAAATGGAAAAGCAATCTAA
- the ptsP gene encoding phosphoenolpyruvate--protein phosphotransferase, which translates to MSTKLNGIGASNGIALAKVYLLDEQPIIIPQNNITNTEEELNNVNLAIINAKKDLENLQVIAKEKLGEEKAAIFEAHASILEDPAMAEEFTELIKSKNYNGAKAISEVANKFIEMFNAMEDEYFKERAADIKDVTDRLIRYVLKLPVVDLATISEEVVIVAEDLTPSQTAQLNPKYVKGFACNIGGRTSHAAIMARSLEIPAVLGLKTILEEAKNGDILAIDGNSGEVEINPVSKEEWIKKAENFLKEKAELEQFKTKKTLTKDGYDKFVLEGNIGSPKDVSAVLENGGEGIGLFRSEFLYMDNDHFPTEEEQFEAYKKVVSDMNGKITIIRTLDIGGDKKLSYFEFPHEMNPFLGYRAIRFTLDRKDIFRDQIRALLRASAFGPVGIMFPMIATVDEFLAAKNFTLECKKQLESEGVSVGKDLQIGMMVEIPAAAIHAEQFAKYSDFFSVGTNDLIQYSMAADRMSEHVTYLYQPFNPCILKLLKLTIDGAHKHGKWAGMCGEMAGEPDAIPLLMGLGLDAYSMSATSILKARSIMSKLTTQETKDLASKALECDTSEQVLELVKNLMKNK; encoded by the coding sequence ATGTCAACAAAATTAAATGGTATTGGTGCCAGCAACGGTATAGCTTTGGCTAAGGTTTATTTATTGGATGAACAACCAATCATAATACCTCAAAATAATATTACTAACACAGAAGAAGAATTAAATAATGTCAATCTAGCAATCATAAATGCAAAAAAAGATTTAGAAAATCTTCAAGTTATTGCAAAAGAGAAGTTAGGTGAAGAAAAGGCTGCTATATTCGAAGCACATGCGTCAATTTTAGAAGACCCTGCTATGGCTGAAGAGTTCACAGAATTAATAAAATCTAAAAATTATAACGGAGCAAAAGCAATCAGTGAAGTGGCAAACAAGTTTATTGAGATGTTTAATGCAATGGAAGATGAATATTTTAAAGAAAGAGCAGCAGACATTAAGGATGTTACAGATAGATTGATAAGATACGTTCTAAAATTGCCTGTAGTTGATCTTGCTACCATTTCAGAAGAAGTTGTAATTGTAGCAGAAGATTTAACACCTAGCCAAACAGCACAATTAAATCCAAAATATGTAAAAGGATTTGCATGTAATATTGGTGGTAGAACAAGCCACGCAGCAATAATGGCAAGAAGTTTGGAAATACCAGCGGTTCTTGGTCTGAAAACAATATTGGAAGAAGCTAAAAACGGTGATATCCTTGCGATTGACGGTAACTCAGGAGAAGTAGAAATAAACCCAGTAAGTAAAGAAGAATGAATCAAGAAAGCTGAAAACTTCTTGAAGGAAAAAGCTGAGCTAGAACAATTTAAAACAAAAAAAACATTAACAAAAGACGGGTATGATAAATTTGTTTTAGAAGGTAACATTGGTAGTCCCAAAGATGTTAGTGCTGTCCTAGAAAATGGTGGAGAAGGAATAGGTTTATTTAGATCTGAATTTTTGTATATGGATAACGATCACTTCCCTACAGAAGAAGAACAATTTGAGGCATACAAAAAAGTTGTCTCAGATATGAATGGTAAAATAACTATTATACGTACACTAGATATTGGTGGCGATAAAAAATTATCTTACTTCGAATTCCCTCATGAAATGAACCCATTTTTAGGATACAGAGCAATAAGATTTACACTTGATAGAAAAGATATTTTCAGAGACCAAATTAGAGCATTACTTAGAGCAAGTGCTTTCGGTCCTGTTGGAATTATGTTCCCTATGATAGCAACAGTTGATGAGTTCTTAGCGGCTAAAAACTTTACTTTAGAATGTAAAAAACAACTTGAGAGTGAAGGTGTAAGTGTCGGAAAAGACCTACAAATTGGTATGATGGTTGAAATACCAGCAGCAGCAATTCATGCTGAACAATTTGCTAAATACTCTGACTTTTTCAGTGTTGGAACAAATGATCTTATTCAATATTCAATGGCTGCAGATAGAATGAGTGAGCATGTAACCTACTTATATCAACCTTTTAACCCTTGTATTTTAAAGTTGTTGAAACTTACAATAGACGGAGCACATAAACACGGGAAATGAGCTGGAATGTGTGGAGAAATGGCTGGAGAACCAGACGCTATACCACTATTGATGGGTCTTGGGCTTGATGCTTATTCTATGTCTGCAACTAGTATTTTGAAAGCAAGAAGCATAATGTCAAAACTAACTACTCAAGAAACAAAAGATTTGGCTTCAAAAGCATTAGAGTGTGATACTTCGGAACAAGTATTAGAACTAGTGAAAAATTTGATGAAAAATAAATAA
- a CDS encoding PTS sugar transporter subunit IIA, protein MGLFTKNKSIEIFSPVDGEIIDLAKVEDEVFAEGMMGDGLAFVPSNGDFVAPMAGKLVTVFPTGHAYGIESKNGVEILLHIGLDTVTLEGEGFDVKVKQGQTVSAGDQLVVVDLEEVAKKVPSIQSPLIFTIDSMEGKKLEIVKKGKVAKGDLVAIVK, encoded by the coding sequence ATGGGTTTATTTACAAAAAATAAAAGTATTGAAATTTTTTCACCAGTTGATGGTGAAATAATAGACTTAGCAAAAGTAGAAGACGAGGTCTTTGCAGAAGGAATGATGGGTGATGGTTTAGCCTTCGTACCATCTAATGGTGATTTTGTTGCACCAATGGCTGGAAAGTTAGTAACTGTTTTCCCAACTGGACATGCTTATGGAATAGAAAGTAAAAATGGAGTAGAAATTCTTTTACACATAGGTTTAGATACAGTTACTCTAGAAGGTGAAGGTTTTGATGTAAAAGTTAAACAAGGTCAAACAGTATCTGCAGGTGACCAGTTAGTTGTTGTTGACTTAGAAGAAGTGGCTAAAAAAGTTCCTTCTATACAATCACCTTTAATATTTACTATTGACTCTATGGAAGGCAAAAAGTTAGAAATAGTAAAAAAAGGAAAAGTAGCAAAAGGCGACTTGGTTGCAATCGTAAAATAA
- a CDS encoding CPBP family intramembrane glutamic endopeptidase produces MSNVKIHPKNKKNKQLDFKSWQDKHFSTNHNFKFDILNWKTDGMIFASSALFVPLLLSIIFTIFFNLQSSVNVQATLQILTLISVGVGFIFNYMRNGSGFWKNGYGWFYIYTFLQPVLALLLSIFLLSIPNSDDIKSFLTIGLYIVSTTILVILVMTKDRTIFKRIKETLKTQKVKLLLVTFVGIVLILAICQGIFVYLYNWIFNIKGESNNQESLIGPLKNKNTPTITKVIYLSILFIYVVLLAPICEEIVTRNCWFLNVSNKWFAYITSSIYFGFLHFGFTGDYIHSLSYISSGFILGGAFILTKGNVTYSWMLHLTNNLISFILILVSIFI; encoded by the coding sequence GTGAGTAATGTGAAAATTCATCCAAAAAATAAAAAAAACAAACAACTTGATTTTAAAAGTTGACAAGATAAACATTTTTCTACTAACCATAATTTTAAGTTTGATATATTAAACTGAAAAACTGACGGTATGATTTTTGCAAGTTCTGCATTATTTGTACCTTTATTGTTATCGATAATTTTCACAATTTTTTTCAATTTACAAAGTTCGGTAAATGTACAAGCAACACTCCAAATACTAACTCTTATATCTGTTGGTGTTGGTTTTATATTCAATTATATGCGAAACGGTTCGGGCTTTTGAAAAAATGGTTATGGATGATTTTACATTTATACATTCTTACAACCTGTATTAGCTCTTCTATTAAGTATCTTTTTATTGAGTATACCGAACTCAGACGATATAAAAAGTTTTTTAACCATAGGATTATATATTGTGTCAACCACCATCCTTGTTATCTTGGTCATGACTAAGGACCGTACTATATTTAAAAGAATTAAAGAAACTTTAAAGACTCAAAAAGTAAAGTTATTACTTGTTACATTTGTTGGTATAGTGCTTATTTTGGCTATCTGTCAAGGTATATTTGTATATTTGTATAACTGAATATTTAATATAAAAGGCGAATCTAATAATCAAGAAAGTTTAATAGGACCGTTAAAAAATAAAAACACACCAACCATAACAAAAGTTATTTACTTGTCTATTTTATTTATATATGTTGTTTTATTAGCACCTATATGTGAAGAAATAGTAACTCGTAATTGCTGATTCTTGAATGTTTCTAATAAGTGGTTCGCATACATTACAAGCTCAATTTACTTTGGTTTTCTACACTTTGGTTTTACAGGTGATTATATTCATTCACTGAGCTACATATCAAGTGGTTTTATTTTGGGTGGTGCTTTTATTTTAACCAAAGGGAATGTAACTTACTCATGAATGTTACACCTAACTAACAATTTAATATCGTTCATACTAATATTAGTATCAATATTCATATAG
- a CDS encoding pseudouridine synthase translates to MTILNVNQNDENQTIFNFIKKNFKTTKLSIIYKWFRTNKIKLNNKKVKDQKLKLKAGDEIKVYDSSQSVLRDEFVMCDFSSLDIIFEDENILIIDKNHNVEMHSQINPCLDNMVKTYLIRTKQYSPEEENSFVVSHVHRLDKLTAGLVIYAKNKKTLDVMLLAIQNKLQIQKYYQATLENDSLPEGLVEGFILYDSEKQKSVYSEIEKPGYKSCQQINKLVDKLKYTYEIQLLSGRKHQIRAICSFFKAPIVGDFRYGAERTGVKAIGLVASKLRFENFENDLAYLNGKEFLSKKRV, encoded by the coding sequence ATGACAATTTTAAACGTAAATCAAAATGATGAGAATCAAACAATTTTTAACTTCATTAAAAAGAATTTTAAAACAACTAAACTATCTATAATTTATAAATGATTTAGAACTAACAAAATCAAATTAAACAATAAGAAAGTAAAAGATCAAAAACTTAAATTAAAAGCCGGGGATGAGATTAAGGTATACGACTCATCACAAAGTGTTTTGAGAGATGAATTCGTAATGTGTGATTTCTCTAGTTTAGATATTATTTTTGAAGATGAAAACATTCTTATTATTGATAAAAACCACAATGTAGAAATGCACTCGCAAATAAATCCTTGTCTAGATAACATGGTTAAGACATACTTAATAAGAACAAAACAATATAGTCCAGAAGAAGAAAATAGTTTTGTTGTTAGTCATGTTCATAGGTTAGATAAGCTGACAGCAGGTCTGGTAATTTATGCAAAAAATAAAAAGACTTTAGATGTTATGCTTCTCGCAATACAAAATAAATTGCAAATACAAAAATACTACCAGGCAACTTTGGAAAATGATAGTCTTCCCGAGGGCCTTGTTGAGGGATTTATATTATATGATAGTGAAAAGCAAAAATCTGTTTATTCCGAAATAGAAAAACCCGGTTATAAGAGTTGCCAACAAATTAATAAATTAGTTGATAAACTTAAGTATACTTATGAGATTCAACTCTTATCAGGCAGAAAACATCAGATAAGAGCAATATGTAGCTTTTTTAAAGCACCAATAGTTGGTGACTTTAGATATGGTGCTGAAAGAACGGGTGTTAAAGCAATTGGCTTAGTTGCAAGCAAGTTACGTTTCGAGAACTTTGAAAATGATTTAGCATACTTAAACGGAAAGGAATTCCTATCTAAAAAAAGAGTTTAA
- the ligA gene encoding NAD-dependent DNA ligase LigA → MSNIKEKLDSLKKKLNEWNHAYYVLDAPLVSDAEYDSLLKELIELESLNPELVTSDSPTQKVGGLVLDKFAKHKHQVPMLSLSNAFNERDLINFDDQIFKSIGNKNYNYFVEPKIDGLSISLLYKFGVLQKGVTRGDGYYGEDVTNNVKTIKSIPLKIENSDEYFEVRGEVFLSKKEFDKINEKRKDNDEPLFANPRNAAAGTLRQLDSSIAASRNLDAFLYYYMNRTKYHKHSESLDFINSVGFKVNKLGKLCENINDVLEHINYINNIRSELDYEIDGVVIKLDNFDLYDQVGYTSKSPKWAIAYKFPAEIKETLLKDIFATVGRTGKITYNAVLEPVQLAGTTVQAATLHNSDFIHNRKIKVGSKVKVKKAGDIIPEVIEVVKDDNYNNLENWKETLECPECKSKLERFEDEVDQYCINNLCPRKRIRSIEHFVSRDAMNIEGLSIKIIEKLYDNGLIKKVSDLYTLKTSKEKILTLDKMGDKSVSNLLTAIESSKKNSLEKIFFGLGIRHVGKKTAQTLAINFQNIDNILKASFEDFSKIYDIGPIVAKSIIDWREVTQNIDLINDLKANGVNLIYLGNIGSVFNETISNKNFVITGTLSKPRNHFKDILESYGAKVIDSVSKKTDYLLAGKDAGSKLEKAIKLNIKILSEEEFNNMIGDIN, encoded by the coding sequence ATGAGCAATATAAAGGAAAAGTTAGATAGCTTGAAAAAAAAGCTTAATGAGTGAAACCACGCATACTACGTTTTAGATGCGCCTTTGGTTTCAGATGCTGAATATGATTCACTTTTGAAAGAACTTATCGAACTAGAAAGTTTAAATCCAGAACTAGTTACATCAGATTCTCCAACTCAAAAGGTTGGGGGACTCGTACTAGATAAGTTTGCCAAACACAAACATCAGGTGCCTATGCTAAGTCTTAGCAACGCTTTTAACGAACGTGATTTGATTAATTTCGATGATCAAATATTTAAAAGTATAGGTAATAAAAATTATAATTACTTTGTTGAACCAAAAATTGATGGGTTATCTATATCTCTTCTTTATAAGTTCGGCGTTTTACAAAAAGGTGTCACAAGAGGAGATGGTTACTATGGGGAGGATGTAACTAATAATGTTAAGACAATAAAAAGTATTCCCTTAAAAATAGAAAATTCAGATGAATATTTTGAAGTTAGAGGTGAAGTTTTTCTTTCTAAAAAAGAGTTTGACAAAATAAATGAAAAAAGAAAAGACAACGATGAACCTCTTTTTGCCAACCCCCGAAATGCCGCTGCTGGAACACTAAGACAATTAGACTCATCAATAGCAGCAAGCAGAAATTTAGATGCTTTTTTATATTATTATATGAATAGAACCAAATATCACAAACACTCTGAATCATTAGATTTTATTAACTCTGTTGGTTTTAAAGTAAATAAGTTAGGTAAATTATGCGAAAATATTAATGATGTCTTGGAACATATTAACTATATCAACAATATAAGAAGCGAACTTGATTACGAAATTGATGGAGTTGTTATCAAACTAGATAATTTTGATTTATATGATCAAGTTGGTTATACATCTAAATCACCAAAGTGAGCAATAGCATATAAGTTTCCCGCAGAAATAAAAGAAACTTTATTGAAAGACATTTTTGCCACTGTTGGTAGAACAGGGAAAATAACTTATAATGCAGTTTTAGAACCTGTTCAGCTTGCTGGTACTACTGTTCAAGCAGCCACTTTACATAATTCTGACTTTATCCACAATAGAAAAATAAAAGTTGGATCAAAAGTCAAGGTAAAAAAAGCGGGTGATATAATACCAGAGGTTATAGAAGTTGTTAAAGATGATAATTATAATAACCTTGAAAATTGAAAAGAAACTCTTGAGTGTCCAGAATGTAAGTCAAAACTTGAAAGATTTGAAGATGAAGTAGACCAATATTGTATCAACAATTTATGTCCAAGAAAAAGAATCAGAAGTATTGAGCATTTTGTCTCTCGTGACGCAATGAATATCGAAGGTCTAAGTATAAAAATTATTGAAAAACTTTATGACAACGGTCTAATCAAAAAAGTTTCTGATTTGTATACATTGAAAACTAGCAAAGAGAAAATTTTAACACTCGACAAAATGGGCGATAAGTCTGTCTCAAATTTACTTACAGCCATCGAAAGTTCTAAAAAAAACTCTTTGGAAAAAATATTCTTTGGACTAGGTATTAGACATGTTGGTAAAAAAACAGCCCAAACTTTGGCTATTAATTTTCAAAATATTGACAATATCCTAAAAGCTAGTTTCGAAGATTTTAGTAAAATATATGATATCGGTCCAATTGTTGCAAAATCAATAATAGATTGAAGAGAAGTAACTCAAAATATAGATTTAATAAACGACTTAAAAGCAAACGGTGTTAATTTAATTTACTTAGGAAATATTGGAAGCGTTTTCAACGAAACCATTAGCAACAAAAACTTTGTCATAACTGGAACGCTATCTAAACCAAGAAATCATTTCAAAGATATTTTAGAAAGCTACGGTGCTAAAGTTATAGATAGTGTTAGCAAAAAAACAGATTATCTTTTAGCAGGTAAAGATGCAGGAAGTAAATTAGAGAAAGCAATAAAATTAAACATTAAAATATTAAGTGAAGAAGAGTTCAACAATATGATAGGAGACATAAATTAA
- the gatC gene encoding Asp-tRNA(Asn)/Glu-tRNA(Gln) amidotransferase subunit GatC, translated as MKITKNLIKELAADVMLDLDENEVNEITNLENDILNKFEKVLLINTEGVEEAHYPFDLTNSYLREDEVSKTTPKEKVLRNAPQTSEGYVVIEKVVN; from the coding sequence ATGAAAATCACAAAGAATTTGATAAAAGAGCTAGCAGCCGATGTTATGCTGGACTTGGATGAAAATGAGGTAAATGAAATTACAAACTTGGAAAATGATATTTTAAATAAGTTTGAAAAAGTGCTTTTAATAAATACTGAGGGTGTTGAGGAAGCACATTACCCTTTTGATTTAACAAATAGTTATTTAAGAGAAGATGAGGTTTCAAAAACAACACCAAAAGAAAAAGTTTTAAGAAATGCACCACAAACATCAGAAGGTTATGTGGTAATTGAAAAGGTAGTGAACTAA